Below is a genomic region from Marinobacter salarius.
TTCTTGTAGGCCTCGTGCACAGCCTGAATAAAGTCTTTCGGATGGTAATAGGAGATGAACTGCAGCGCGTCCGCTACGCTCTCGATCAGGTCGTCCTGGCGGATTACGGTGGTCATAGGCGTCTCATCAGGTCTGGTTTGTCTAGTAGGGGTTATAAACTTGTCTAATAAAGGAAGCGCGAAGTTTACCAGAAAATCCAAAACCGAGGGACCAAACCCGGCGCGAAGGTTTTCAACGACAAACTTGCCTAAACGGACACGAAAAAATGTAACATTGCTGATATCTTCGACATAAAAACAGCAGGAGACACCGTGACCGACCTCGTCCTAACTGAAAAAAAGAACCACATTCTAACCGTCCGCATTAACCGCCTGGACCGCAAAAACGCCCTCACCCACGATATGTACACCGCCCTTGGCGATGCGATTGAACAGGCCCGGGACGACAGCGACATTCGCTGCATTCTGTACACCGGGAGCGATGAATGTTTCACCGCCGGAAACGATCTGGGCGATTTTTCCGCAGGCTTGCCTGGCGAGTTTGAAGACACCCCTGTAGGCCGGTTCCTGTTGCTGATGGCCACCAGCAACAAACCGATCGTAGCCTCCGTGAATGGCCCGGCTGTGGGCATTGGTACCACCATGCTGCTGCACTGTGATTTGGTGTTTGCCGGCAACAACACCCGCTTCCAGATGCCTTTTGCCAATCTCGGCCTATGCCCGGAAGGCGGCTCCAGCCTGTTGTTGCCCTCCTGGCTCGGCCGGGTACGCGCGGCGGAGCTGCTGATGCTGGGCGGCGCATTCACAGCCGAAGATGCTCAGCGCCTGGGGCTGATCAACCAGGTGTGCGAACCGTCACAAACTGAAACTACGGCTCTGGAAGCCTGCGCACGGCTTGCAGCTCAGCCCCCGGCGGCCGTCCGCGCCACCCGTGAACTGCTGAACCGATCGGGCGGCAATGAGCTGAAAGCCGCCATGCTGGGCGAGGGTAAACTCTTCGCAGAACGCCTGAAGTCCCCGGAGAATGCCGAAGCCATCAAGGCCTTCACAGAAAAGCGGAAACCGGACTTTTCGAGCTTCAGCTAGGCTGGCTACCCCTGCCCCGGGAGACTCGACAAAAGTCCTGGGGCCAACTATTTTTCAATGAAGCCGAACTCCGACCGTGCGGGTAGGCTCCCAATGATCAGAATCACACTTTAGAGCGATCAACTGTTGCTTTACTGCCGCTATAGTCAGAGTTACAGAAATCAGGCACAGAGCGCTGGCCGGAATTTCAGACAACAGCTAAGCAAACCAGGCCACTGACAACGGGTTTACCGGACCAGACCGGCCCCGTCAGCTGCCGAACATAACGACACAACAACAGGAAAAGGTTCCACCCATGTTCAAGAAAACTCTAATAAGTCTTGCCGTGGCTTCTTCCGTTGGACTGACAGGCTGCTTTGACAGCGCTGGTTCCGGGTCCAGTAATGCGGATCCGGATTATAAGATCAGTAACCCCGATTTTACGGGAAGAACCTGGCCCGTCTTCAAGCCACTCACCAGTGAGCTGCCTGTACCGAGCGATCTTCAGTTTGCGCAGGGTGCAGGGGCTGACGGCACCCTGAACGGTTCGGCTGAAAACCCGATCACCAACGCACTGGATTTCATGGACGGGTCCTCTACGACCGCGCAGTTCGACATTAAGTTGTCCGCTTCGATTGATCCCGACACCCTGAATTTCACGCCGGTTATTCAAGGCGAAGGTGGCGCGCCAGCGCCGAACCCCCAACAGAACGTGTTCCTGCTCTCATTGGATTTTCCAGGCGGTGACTCGCTCTTGAATAACGGTAGTCACTACACCAAGCTGATTAATGAACTGGTTGATGATGGCGCAATTCCCGCACCGGAAAGAACCTCGTTCCCGGGCGAAACTCCGACTTTCGATCTTGGTCTCGCTTTCCTGGCAGCGCAACAAAATCCCAGCCCAGAAACCGCCGGCGCGGTTTTCGACTTCAATAACGAATTCCGCGCCGAGGTTGTTTCGCTGGACGGAGGCACAGACAATGTTCTGCGCATAACGCCCCTGCGCCCGCTCGACCCGAAGAAAAAGTATCT
It encodes:
- a CDS encoding enoyl-CoA hydratase, which gives rise to MTDLVLTEKKNHILTVRINRLDRKNALTHDMYTALGDAIEQARDDSDIRCILYTGSDECFTAGNDLGDFSAGLPGEFEDTPVGRFLLLMATSNKPIVASVNGPAVGIGTTMLLHCDLVFAGNNTRFQMPFANLGLCPEGGSSLLLPSWLGRVRAAELLMLGGAFTAEDAQRLGLINQVCEPSQTETTALEACARLAAQPPAAVRATRELLNRSGGNELKAAMLGEGKLFAERLKSPENAEAIKAFTEKRKPDFSSFS